A genomic window from Nicotiana sylvestris chromosome 11, ASM39365v2, whole genome shotgun sequence includes:
- the LOC104224570 gene encoding uncharacterized protein isoform X1 — protein MASASTEEVVNALLEYLVSPRLPLTSSAIKEPPSLSQQHSVAKQLHAVVLLYNYYQRKQNPQAQNLDFESFCKLAVTLKPALVSYMKFMNQSDLTGSKDMGDDLSVAEKAIQDACNISCALDASKNVPSINKWLIAKVSVLLLDSKKETCWLLYSSVTDGVWSLLEKNLELPSAEIEGMVEGKHLNKKRRTSMRPVKVEQKGDDSGFQQFAFLAVKDATGISRSDLVVLEKHVVYSLTKEKTASCFYIMQCKSINQDIQIPVKEIFESLQGPLVKKSSGSWSTTEAVEYFHLLPYANIMSAFLLSVEEPVKKIEAKMPDESSEALIGTKSDRINLEISEAKHGDGRHEKVSHSAVGQEATAVDGHQRIRKSEEAGRDSSIKNTETDFSDDKLSDVNLECLNDTSKKVYHENSRDYKDSTAKELYDTINCPRTREDKTEELVKSTKSCEINGFNGMELAGAHPESLEVQMNDDYHFSRSPTRPQRMDIDACIPCSKNGNSKDRKLITKVYHHEKKTTRVSGGETIGGGVICKAERTDEGKSAKECGISTISPNRNWISVAHTALVPYQHDTMDIGNLQTVLASKEKALTQSALRVLLHKREKLCHQQHKIEDEIALCDKSIQRILDGGKDNLALKLETLLGFCDEMCLKDRAAIQEEGHQPDEELGLVQPMSGRKLPKAVCTSQRACQDLHQICCVNNWMSPSYNVSATDGGFHARVTVKGVDFLYSCESDLHSSPSEAQESAAFQMITKLHSVADHMH, from the exons TTGCATGCTGTTGTGTTACTTTACAACTACTACCAGAGGAAGCAAAATCCACAGGCACAAAATTTAGACTTCGAGTCATTTTGCAAGTTGGCTGTGACTCTAAAACCGGCTTTGGTGTCATACATGAAGTTCATGAATCAATCTGATCTAACTGGCTCCAAGGACATGGGCGATGATCTTTCTGTAGCTGAAAAAGCAATTCAAGATGCTTGCAACATATCTTGCGCTTTAGATGCCTCAAAAAATGTTCCGTCTATAAACAAATGGCTAATTGCCAAAGTTTCTGTCTTATTACTAGACTCTAAGAAAGAAACTTGTTGGCTGCTTTATAGTTCTGTCACAGATGGGGTCTGGTCTCTCCTCGAAAAAAATCTTGAGCTTCCCTCTGCTGAAATTGAAGGTATGGTGGAGGGAAAACATCTAAACAAAAAGAGGCGAACCAGTATGAGACCAGTGAAGGTAGAGCAAAAAGGTGATGACTCTGGCTTTCAGCAGTTTGCATTTTTGGCTGTCAAGGATGCAACAG GTATTTCTCGGTCTGACCTTGTGGTTTTGGAGAAGCATGTGGTATATTCACTAACTAAAGAAAAGACAGCATCTTGCTTTTACATCATGCAATGCAAATCAATCAATCAAGACATTCAAATTCCTGTCAAGGAGATTTTTGAGAG TTTACAGGGTCCATTGGTGAAAAAAAGTTCTGGTAGTTGGTCCACTACAGAAGCAGTTGAGTACTTTCATCTGCTTCCCTATGCCAATATCATGTCAGCCTTTCTTCTGAG CGTAGAGGAACCGGTAAAAAAGATAGAAGCAAAGATGCCTGATGAAAGTTCTGAAGCTTTAATTGGAACAAAGTCAGATCGTATAAACCTAGAAATTTCAGAGGCAAAACATGGTGATGGTCGCCATGAAAAAGTTAGTCATTCTGCAGTTGGTCAAGAAGCAACTGCTGTAGATGGCCACCAGAGGATAAGGAAAAGTGAAGAAGCTGGAAGAGATAGTTCAATCAAAAATACAGAAACTGATTTCAGTGATGATAAGCTATCTGATGTCAACTTGGAATGTCTAAATGATACAAGTAAAAAGGTATACCATGAAAATAGCAGAGACTATAAAGATTCAACTGCAAAAGAATTGTATGATACCATCAACTGTCCACGTACACGAGAAGATAAAACTGAGGAGCTGGTGAAGTCCACTAAAAGCTGTGAAATCAATGGTTTTAATGGAATGGAGTTAGCTGGTGCTCATCCTGAATCTTTGGAGGTGCAAATGAATGATGATTATCACTTTTCTAGGTCTCCTACTAGGCCTCAGAGGATGGACATTGATGCTTGTATTCCCTGCTCCAAAAATGGAAACAGTAAGGATCGTAAGCTTATTACAAAGGTTTACCATCACGAGAAAAAGACGACGAGGGTGAGTGGTGGAGAAACCATTGGAGGTGGTGTAATTTgcaag GCAGAAAGAACTGATGAAGGGAAGTCTGCTAAAGAGTGTGGCATTTCCACTATCTCACCCAATCGGAATTGGATTTCAGTGGCACATACTGCACTTGTTCCTTATCAGCATGATACTATGGATATAGGCAATTTACAAACTGTTTTGGCTTCAAAAGAGAAGGCTTTAACACAAAGTGCCCTTAGAGTTCTTCTTCATAAACGAGAGAAACTG TGTCATCAACAACATAAAATAGAAGATGAAATAGCATTATGTGATAAAAGTATTCAAAGAATCTTAGATG GTGGCAAAGATAATTTGGCTTTAAAACTAGAAACGCTACTGGGCTTCTGTGATGAAATGTGCTTGAAGGATAGAGCTGCTATCCAAGAAGAAGGCCATCAACCTGACGAAGAGCTTGGCTTGGTTCAACCTATGAGTGGAAGGAAATTGCCCAAAGCTGTATGCACTTCACAACGTGCATGTCag GACTTGCATCAAATATGTTGTGTGAATAACTGGATGTCTCCATCATATAATGTGTCAGCAACAGACG GTGGATTTCATGCTAGAGTTACTGTAAAGGGGGTTGACTTTCTATATTCTTGTGAGAGTGATCTGCATTCCAGCCCCTCTGAAGCACAAGAGTCAGCTGCATTTCAGATGATTACCAAATTACACTCTGTGGCAGATCACATGCATTAG
- the LOC104224570 gene encoding uncharacterized protein isoform X5, translating to MVEGKHLNKKRRTSMRPVKVEQKGDDSGFQQFAFLAVKDATGISRSDLVVLEKHVVYSLTKEKTASCFYIMQCKSINQDIQIPVKEIFESLQGPLVKKSSGSWSTTEAVEYFHLLPYANIMSAFLLSVEEPVKKIEAKMPDESSEALIGTKSDRINLEISEAKHGDGRHEKVSHSAVGQEATAVDGHQRIRKSEEAGRDSSIKNTETDFSDDKLSDVNLECLNDTSKKVYHENSRDYKDSTAKELYDTINCPRTREDKTEELVKSTKSCEINGFNGMELAGAHPESLEVQMNDDYHFSRSPTRPQRMDIDACIPCSKNGNSKDRKLITKVYHHEKKTTRVSGGETIGGGVICKAERTDEGKSAKECGISTISPNRNWISVAHTALVPYQHDTMDIGNLQTVLASKEKALTQSALRVLLHKREKLCHQQHKIEDEIALCDKSIQRILDGGKDNLALKLETLLGFCDEMCLKDRAAIQEEGHQPDEELGLVQPMSGRKLPKAVCTSQRACQDLHQICCVNNWMSPSYNVSATDGGFHARVTVKGVDFLYSCESDLHSSPSEAQESAAFQMITKLHSVADHMH from the exons ATGGTGGAGGGAAAACATCTAAACAAAAAGAGGCGAACCAGTATGAGACCAGTGAAGGTAGAGCAAAAAGGTGATGACTCTGGCTTTCAGCAGTTTGCATTTTTGGCTGTCAAGGATGCAACAG GTATTTCTCGGTCTGACCTTGTGGTTTTGGAGAAGCATGTGGTATATTCACTAACTAAAGAAAAGACAGCATCTTGCTTTTACATCATGCAATGCAAATCAATCAATCAAGACATTCAAATTCCTGTCAAGGAGATTTTTGAGAG TTTACAGGGTCCATTGGTGAAAAAAAGTTCTGGTAGTTGGTCCACTACAGAAGCAGTTGAGTACTTTCATCTGCTTCCCTATGCCAATATCATGTCAGCCTTTCTTCTGAG CGTAGAGGAACCGGTAAAAAAGATAGAAGCAAAGATGCCTGATGAAAGTTCTGAAGCTTTAATTGGAACAAAGTCAGATCGTATAAACCTAGAAATTTCAGAGGCAAAACATGGTGATGGTCGCCATGAAAAAGTTAGTCATTCTGCAGTTGGTCAAGAAGCAACTGCTGTAGATGGCCACCAGAGGATAAGGAAAAGTGAAGAAGCTGGAAGAGATAGTTCAATCAAAAATACAGAAACTGATTTCAGTGATGATAAGCTATCTGATGTCAACTTGGAATGTCTAAATGATACAAGTAAAAAGGTATACCATGAAAATAGCAGAGACTATAAAGATTCAACTGCAAAAGAATTGTATGATACCATCAACTGTCCACGTACACGAGAAGATAAAACTGAGGAGCTGGTGAAGTCCACTAAAAGCTGTGAAATCAATGGTTTTAATGGAATGGAGTTAGCTGGTGCTCATCCTGAATCTTTGGAGGTGCAAATGAATGATGATTATCACTTTTCTAGGTCTCCTACTAGGCCTCAGAGGATGGACATTGATGCTTGTATTCCCTGCTCCAAAAATGGAAACAGTAAGGATCGTAAGCTTATTACAAAGGTTTACCATCACGAGAAAAAGACGACGAGGGTGAGTGGTGGAGAAACCATTGGAGGTGGTGTAATTTgcaag GCAGAAAGAACTGATGAAGGGAAGTCTGCTAAAGAGTGTGGCATTTCCACTATCTCACCCAATCGGAATTGGATTTCAGTGGCACATACTGCACTTGTTCCTTATCAGCATGATACTATGGATATAGGCAATTTACAAACTGTTTTGGCTTCAAAAGAGAAGGCTTTAACACAAAGTGCCCTTAGAGTTCTTCTTCATAAACGAGAGAAACTG TGTCATCAACAACATAAAATAGAAGATGAAATAGCATTATGTGATAAAAGTATTCAAAGAATCTTAGATG GTGGCAAAGATAATTTGGCTTTAAAACTAGAAACGCTACTGGGCTTCTGTGATGAAATGTGCTTGAAGGATAGAGCTGCTATCCAAGAAGAAGGCCATCAACCTGACGAAGAGCTTGGCTTGGTTCAACCTATGAGTGGAAGGAAATTGCCCAAAGCTGTATGCACTTCACAACGTGCATGTCag GACTTGCATCAAATATGTTGTGTGAATAACTGGATGTCTCCATCATATAATGTGTCAGCAACAGACG GTGGATTTCATGCTAGAGTTACTGTAAAGGGGGTTGACTTTCTATATTCTTGTGAGAGTGATCTGCATTCCAGCCCCTCTGAAGCACAAGAGTCAGCTGCATTTCAGATGATTACCAAATTACACTCTGTGGCAGATCACATGCATTAG
- the LOC104224570 gene encoding uncharacterized protein isoform X3, which yields MASASTEEVVNALLEYLVSPRLPLTSSAIKEPPSLSQQHSVAKQLHAVVLLYNYYQRKQNPQAQNLDFESFCKLAVTLKPALVSYMKFMNQSDLTGSKDMGDDLSVAEKAIQDACNISCALDASKNVPSINKWLIAKVSVLLLDSKKETCWLLYSSVTDGVWSLLEKNLELPSAEIEGMVEGKHLNKKRRTSMRPVKVEQKGDDSGFQQFAFLAVKDATGISRSDLVVLEKHVVYSLTKEKTASCFYIMQCKSINQDIQIPVKEIFESLQGPLVKKSSGSWSTTEAVEYFHLLPYANIMSAFLLSVEEPVKKIEAKMPDESSEALIGTKSDRINLEISEAKHGDGRHEKVSHSAVGQEATAVDGHQRIRKSEEAGRDSSIKNTETDFSDDKLSDVNLECLNDTSKKVYHENSRDYKDSTAKELYDTINCPRTREDKTEELVKSTKSCEINGFNGMELAGAHPESLEVQMNDDYHFSRSPTRPQRMDIDACIPCSKNGNSKDRKLITKVYHHEKKTTRVSGGETIGGGVICKAERTDEGKSAKECGISTISPNRNWISVAHTALVPYQHDTMDIGNLQTVLASKEKALTQSALRVLLHKREKLCHQQHKIEDEIALCDKSIQRILDGLASNMLCE from the exons TTGCATGCTGTTGTGTTACTTTACAACTACTACCAGAGGAAGCAAAATCCACAGGCACAAAATTTAGACTTCGAGTCATTTTGCAAGTTGGCTGTGACTCTAAAACCGGCTTTGGTGTCATACATGAAGTTCATGAATCAATCTGATCTAACTGGCTCCAAGGACATGGGCGATGATCTTTCTGTAGCTGAAAAAGCAATTCAAGATGCTTGCAACATATCTTGCGCTTTAGATGCCTCAAAAAATGTTCCGTCTATAAACAAATGGCTAATTGCCAAAGTTTCTGTCTTATTACTAGACTCTAAGAAAGAAACTTGTTGGCTGCTTTATAGTTCTGTCACAGATGGGGTCTGGTCTCTCCTCGAAAAAAATCTTGAGCTTCCCTCTGCTGAAATTGAAGGTATGGTGGAGGGAAAACATCTAAACAAAAAGAGGCGAACCAGTATGAGACCAGTGAAGGTAGAGCAAAAAGGTGATGACTCTGGCTTTCAGCAGTTTGCATTTTTGGCTGTCAAGGATGCAACAG GTATTTCTCGGTCTGACCTTGTGGTTTTGGAGAAGCATGTGGTATATTCACTAACTAAAGAAAAGACAGCATCTTGCTTTTACATCATGCAATGCAAATCAATCAATCAAGACATTCAAATTCCTGTCAAGGAGATTTTTGAGAG TTTACAGGGTCCATTGGTGAAAAAAAGTTCTGGTAGTTGGTCCACTACAGAAGCAGTTGAGTACTTTCATCTGCTTCCCTATGCCAATATCATGTCAGCCTTTCTTCTGAG CGTAGAGGAACCGGTAAAAAAGATAGAAGCAAAGATGCCTGATGAAAGTTCTGAAGCTTTAATTGGAACAAAGTCAGATCGTATAAACCTAGAAATTTCAGAGGCAAAACATGGTGATGGTCGCCATGAAAAAGTTAGTCATTCTGCAGTTGGTCAAGAAGCAACTGCTGTAGATGGCCACCAGAGGATAAGGAAAAGTGAAGAAGCTGGAAGAGATAGTTCAATCAAAAATACAGAAACTGATTTCAGTGATGATAAGCTATCTGATGTCAACTTGGAATGTCTAAATGATACAAGTAAAAAGGTATACCATGAAAATAGCAGAGACTATAAAGATTCAACTGCAAAAGAATTGTATGATACCATCAACTGTCCACGTACACGAGAAGATAAAACTGAGGAGCTGGTGAAGTCCACTAAAAGCTGTGAAATCAATGGTTTTAATGGAATGGAGTTAGCTGGTGCTCATCCTGAATCTTTGGAGGTGCAAATGAATGATGATTATCACTTTTCTAGGTCTCCTACTAGGCCTCAGAGGATGGACATTGATGCTTGTATTCCCTGCTCCAAAAATGGAAACAGTAAGGATCGTAAGCTTATTACAAAGGTTTACCATCACGAGAAAAAGACGACGAGGGTGAGTGGTGGAGAAACCATTGGAGGTGGTGTAATTTgcaag GCAGAAAGAACTGATGAAGGGAAGTCTGCTAAAGAGTGTGGCATTTCCACTATCTCACCCAATCGGAATTGGATTTCAGTGGCACATACTGCACTTGTTCCTTATCAGCATGATACTATGGATATAGGCAATTTACAAACTGTTTTGGCTTCAAAAGAGAAGGCTTTAACACAAAGTGCCCTTAGAGTTCTTCTTCATAAACGAGAGAAACTG TGTCATCAACAACATAAAATAGAAGATGAAATAGCATTATGTGATAAAAGTATTCAAAGAATCTTAGATG GACTTGCATCAAATATGTTGTGTGAATAA
- the LOC104224570 gene encoding uncharacterized protein isoform X4, giving the protein MASASTEEVVNALLEYLVSPRLPLTSSAIKEPPSLSQQHSVAKQLHAVVLLYNYYQRKQNPQAQNLDFESFCKLAVTLKPALVSYMKFMNQSDLTGSKDMGDDLSVAEKAIQDACNISCALDASKNVPSINKWLIAKVSVLLLDSKKETCWLLYSSVTDGVWSLLEKNLELPSAEIEGMVEGKHLNKKRRTSMRPVKVEQKGDDSGFQQFAFLAVKDATGISRSDLVVLEKHVVYSLTKEKTASCFYIMQCKSINQDIQIPVKEIFESLQGPLVKKSSGSWSTTEAVEYFHLLPYANIMSAFLLSVEEPVKKIEAKMPDESSEALIGTKSDRINLEISEAKHGDGRHEKVSHSAVGQEATAVDGHQRIRKSEEAGRDSSIKNTETDFSDDKLSDVNLECLNDTSKKVYHENSRDYKDSTAKELYDTINCPRTREDKTEELVKSTKSCEINGFNGMELAGAHPESLEVQMNDDYHFSRSPTRPQRMDIDACIPCSKNGNSKDRKLITKVYHHEKKTTRVSGGETIGGGVICKAERTDEGKSAKECGISTISPNRNWISVAHTALVPYQHDTMDIGNLQTVLASKEKALTQSALRVLLHKREKLCHQQHKIEDEIALCDKSIQRILDAL; this is encoded by the exons TTGCATGCTGTTGTGTTACTTTACAACTACTACCAGAGGAAGCAAAATCCACAGGCACAAAATTTAGACTTCGAGTCATTTTGCAAGTTGGCTGTGACTCTAAAACCGGCTTTGGTGTCATACATGAAGTTCATGAATCAATCTGATCTAACTGGCTCCAAGGACATGGGCGATGATCTTTCTGTAGCTGAAAAAGCAATTCAAGATGCTTGCAACATATCTTGCGCTTTAGATGCCTCAAAAAATGTTCCGTCTATAAACAAATGGCTAATTGCCAAAGTTTCTGTCTTATTACTAGACTCTAAGAAAGAAACTTGTTGGCTGCTTTATAGTTCTGTCACAGATGGGGTCTGGTCTCTCCTCGAAAAAAATCTTGAGCTTCCCTCTGCTGAAATTGAAGGTATGGTGGAGGGAAAACATCTAAACAAAAAGAGGCGAACCAGTATGAGACCAGTGAAGGTAGAGCAAAAAGGTGATGACTCTGGCTTTCAGCAGTTTGCATTTTTGGCTGTCAAGGATGCAACAG GTATTTCTCGGTCTGACCTTGTGGTTTTGGAGAAGCATGTGGTATATTCACTAACTAAAGAAAAGACAGCATCTTGCTTTTACATCATGCAATGCAAATCAATCAATCAAGACATTCAAATTCCTGTCAAGGAGATTTTTGAGAG TTTACAGGGTCCATTGGTGAAAAAAAGTTCTGGTAGTTGGTCCACTACAGAAGCAGTTGAGTACTTTCATCTGCTTCCCTATGCCAATATCATGTCAGCCTTTCTTCTGAG CGTAGAGGAACCGGTAAAAAAGATAGAAGCAAAGATGCCTGATGAAAGTTCTGAAGCTTTAATTGGAACAAAGTCAGATCGTATAAACCTAGAAATTTCAGAGGCAAAACATGGTGATGGTCGCCATGAAAAAGTTAGTCATTCTGCAGTTGGTCAAGAAGCAACTGCTGTAGATGGCCACCAGAGGATAAGGAAAAGTGAAGAAGCTGGAAGAGATAGTTCAATCAAAAATACAGAAACTGATTTCAGTGATGATAAGCTATCTGATGTCAACTTGGAATGTCTAAATGATACAAGTAAAAAGGTATACCATGAAAATAGCAGAGACTATAAAGATTCAACTGCAAAAGAATTGTATGATACCATCAACTGTCCACGTACACGAGAAGATAAAACTGAGGAGCTGGTGAAGTCCACTAAAAGCTGTGAAATCAATGGTTTTAATGGAATGGAGTTAGCTGGTGCTCATCCTGAATCTTTGGAGGTGCAAATGAATGATGATTATCACTTTTCTAGGTCTCCTACTAGGCCTCAGAGGATGGACATTGATGCTTGTATTCCCTGCTCCAAAAATGGAAACAGTAAGGATCGTAAGCTTATTACAAAGGTTTACCATCACGAGAAAAAGACGACGAGGGTGAGTGGTGGAGAAACCATTGGAGGTGGTGTAATTTgcaag GCAGAAAGAACTGATGAAGGGAAGTCTGCTAAAGAGTGTGGCATTTCCACTATCTCACCCAATCGGAATTGGATTTCAGTGGCACATACTGCACTTGTTCCTTATCAGCATGATACTATGGATATAGGCAATTTACAAACTGTTTTGGCTTCAAAAGAGAAGGCTTTAACACAAAGTGCCCTTAGAGTTCTTCTTCATAAACGAGAGAAACTG TGTCATCAACAACATAAAATAGAAGATGAAATAGCATTATGTGATAAAAGTATTCAAAGAATCTTAGATG CCTTGTAG
- the LOC104224570 gene encoding uncharacterized protein isoform X2 encodes MASASTEEVVNALLEYLVSPRLPLTSSAIKEPPSLSQQHSVAKQLHAVVLLYNYYQRKQNPQAQNLDFESFCKLAVTLKPALVSYMKFMNQSDLTGSKDMGDDLSVAEKAIQDACNISCALDASKNVPSINKWLIAKVSVLLLDSKKETCWLLYSSVTDGVWSLLEKNLELPSAEIEGMVEGKHLNKKRRTSMRPVKVEQKGDDSGFQQFAFLAVKDATGISRSDLVVLEKHVVYSLTKEKTASCFYIMQCKSINQDIQIPVKEIFESLQGPLVKKSSGSWSTTEAVEYFHLLPYANIMSAFLLSVEEPVKKIEAKMPDESSEALIGTKSDRINLEISEAKHGDGRHEKVSHSAVGQEATAVDGHQRIRKSEEAGRDSSIKNTETDFSDDKLSDVNLECLNDTSKKVYHENSRDYKDSTAKELYDTINCPRTREDKTEELVKSTKSCEINGFNGMELAGAHPESLEVQMNDDYHFSRSPTRPQRMDIDACIPCSKNGNSKDRKLITKVYHHEKKTTRVSGGETIGGGVICKAERTDEGKSAKECGISTISPNRNWISVAHTALVPYQHDTMDIGNLQTVLASKEKALTQSALRVLLHKREKLLRCSKWLAIYLWLFLIYAGELIIQLILLIGPRLFFPFPFDLPKYSLCSSLCEPIFFLSVPKRMNPF; translated from the exons TTGCATGCTGTTGTGTTACTTTACAACTACTACCAGAGGAAGCAAAATCCACAGGCACAAAATTTAGACTTCGAGTCATTTTGCAAGTTGGCTGTGACTCTAAAACCGGCTTTGGTGTCATACATGAAGTTCATGAATCAATCTGATCTAACTGGCTCCAAGGACATGGGCGATGATCTTTCTGTAGCTGAAAAAGCAATTCAAGATGCTTGCAACATATCTTGCGCTTTAGATGCCTCAAAAAATGTTCCGTCTATAAACAAATGGCTAATTGCCAAAGTTTCTGTCTTATTACTAGACTCTAAGAAAGAAACTTGTTGGCTGCTTTATAGTTCTGTCACAGATGGGGTCTGGTCTCTCCTCGAAAAAAATCTTGAGCTTCCCTCTGCTGAAATTGAAGGTATGGTGGAGGGAAAACATCTAAACAAAAAGAGGCGAACCAGTATGAGACCAGTGAAGGTAGAGCAAAAAGGTGATGACTCTGGCTTTCAGCAGTTTGCATTTTTGGCTGTCAAGGATGCAACAG GTATTTCTCGGTCTGACCTTGTGGTTTTGGAGAAGCATGTGGTATATTCACTAACTAAAGAAAAGACAGCATCTTGCTTTTACATCATGCAATGCAAATCAATCAATCAAGACATTCAAATTCCTGTCAAGGAGATTTTTGAGAG TTTACAGGGTCCATTGGTGAAAAAAAGTTCTGGTAGTTGGTCCACTACAGAAGCAGTTGAGTACTTTCATCTGCTTCCCTATGCCAATATCATGTCAGCCTTTCTTCTGAG CGTAGAGGAACCGGTAAAAAAGATAGAAGCAAAGATGCCTGATGAAAGTTCTGAAGCTTTAATTGGAACAAAGTCAGATCGTATAAACCTAGAAATTTCAGAGGCAAAACATGGTGATGGTCGCCATGAAAAAGTTAGTCATTCTGCAGTTGGTCAAGAAGCAACTGCTGTAGATGGCCACCAGAGGATAAGGAAAAGTGAAGAAGCTGGAAGAGATAGTTCAATCAAAAATACAGAAACTGATTTCAGTGATGATAAGCTATCTGATGTCAACTTGGAATGTCTAAATGATACAAGTAAAAAGGTATACCATGAAAATAGCAGAGACTATAAAGATTCAACTGCAAAAGAATTGTATGATACCATCAACTGTCCACGTACACGAGAAGATAAAACTGAGGAGCTGGTGAAGTCCACTAAAAGCTGTGAAATCAATGGTTTTAATGGAATGGAGTTAGCTGGTGCTCATCCTGAATCTTTGGAGGTGCAAATGAATGATGATTATCACTTTTCTAGGTCTCCTACTAGGCCTCAGAGGATGGACATTGATGCTTGTATTCCCTGCTCCAAAAATGGAAACAGTAAGGATCGTAAGCTTATTACAAAGGTTTACCATCACGAGAAAAAGACGACGAGGGTGAGTGGTGGAGAAACCATTGGAGGTGGTGTAATTTgcaag GCAGAAAGAACTGATGAAGGGAAGTCTGCTAAAGAGTGTGGCATTTCCACTATCTCACCCAATCGGAATTGGATTTCAGTGGCACATACTGCACTTGTTCCTTATCAGCATGATACTATGGATATAGGCAATTTACAAACTGTTTTGGCTTCAAAAGAGAAGGCTTTAACACAAAGTGCCCTTAGAGTTCTTCTTCATAAACGAGAGAAACTG CTCCGATGCTCTAAATGGTTAGCAATATACTTATGGCTTTTCCTGATCTATGCTGGTGAGCTGATAATTCAATTAATATTGCTTATAGGACCAcgtttattttttccttttcccttcgATCTTCCTaagtactccctctgttccagtttatgtgaacctattttttttttgtccgttccaaaaagaatgaaccctttctaa